DNA from Doryrhamphus excisus isolate RoL2022-K1 chromosome 19, RoL_Dexc_1.0, whole genome shotgun sequence:
TGAAACATCAGTCGGGGGCGTGGCCTGTTCTGCGCCATAAGTAAACTTTGGAGCCAGTTATAGCAGTGCTCACTCACCAGACCGGGCGGGTGTGGCCGACAGTGGTCTGGAGGCGGGGCTTGATGTAGTCATAGTAACCCTGATTCTTGTGCTCTTCCTGACACCAAACCACGTCTGCGTTGGCGTAGCGCTCCGTTTCCGCCTTCACCAGGTCGAAGGGGAACGGCGACAGCTGGAGCGAGCAGACGTAGGTTTTACAAGTTCGTGCGAACGTGTCCACCATCACCCTGACGCTACCTGCTCCACGCGGACCAGTGCCACAGCGGCGTCCATGCCTCGGTTCTTGCGCTCGCGTTCCAGATCGTAGTAGATCTTTCCACTGCAGAAGATGAGTCTCTTCACGTTGGGGGGCTGGGTGGCCGGCGGACCCTCGTCTGGGATCACACGCCTGAAGTGTGTGCCTGCAGAATGACGCACGCAAGTCACTGAGCATGCCGTGCAAAACTTCCTGTCAGCTTTGCTCACCTGGTAGCATGTGGTCCAAATTGGACCTGGCGTCAGGGTGGCGCAGCAGCGACTTGGGTGTGAACACGATCAGCTGTGGTGAGATACGGGAGGGCTGAGCGACGTTCAGGGgcaatatacagtgaagaaaataagtatttgaacaccctgctattttgctatttctcccacttagaaatcatggaggggtctgaaattttcatcgtaggtgcatgtccactgtgagagagataaactaaaaagaaaaatccagaaatcacaatgcatgatttttttaacaatttatttgtgtgatacagctgcaaataagtatttgaacacctgtgtatcatctagaattctgaccctgaaagacctgttagtctgcccattagaagtccacctgcactccatgtatcatcctgaatcagatgcacctgtttgaggtcgttagctgcataaagacacctgtccaccccatacaatcagtaagactttaacttgtaacatggcgaagaccaaagagctgtccaaagacaccagagacaaaattgtacacctccacaaggctggaaagggctacggagcaattaccaagcagcttggtgaaaaaaggtccactgttggagctatcattagaaaatggaagaagctaaacatgacggtcaatctcaatcggagtggagccccatgcaagatatcacctcgtggggtctcaatgattctaagaaaggtgaggaatcagcccagaactacacgacaggacttggtcaatgacctgaaaagagctgggaccaccgtttccaaggttactgtaggtaatacactaagacgtcatgatgtgaaatcatgcatggcacgaaaggttcccctgcttaaaccagcacatgtcaaggcccgtcttaagtttgcatatgaccatttggatgatacagaggagtcatgggagaaagttttatggtcagatgagaccaaaatagaactttttggtcataattccaataagcgtgtttggaggaagaagaatgaagagtacaatccgaagaacaccatccctactgtgaagcatgggggtggtagcatcatgctttgggggtgtttttctgcacatgggacaggacgagtgcactgcattaaagagaggatgactggggccgtgtattgtgagattttggggaacaacctccttccctctgtcagagcattgaagatgggtcgtggctgggtcttccaacacgacaacgacccgaagcacacagccaggaaaaccaaggagtggctccgtaagaagcatatcaaggttctagcatggcccagccagtctccagacctgaacccaatcgaaaatctttggagggagctcaaactccgtgtttctcagcgacagcccagaaacctgactgatctagagaagatctgtgtggaggagtgggccaagatccctcctgcagtgtgtgcaaacctggtgaaaaactacaggaaacgtttgacctctgtaatagcaaacaaaggctactgtaccaaatattaacattcattttctcaggtgttcaaatacttattagcagctgtatcacacaaataaattgttaaaaaaatcatgcattgtgatttctggatttttctttttagtttatctctctcacagtggacatgcacctacgatgaaaatttcagacccctccatgatttctaagtgggagaaatagcaaaatagcagggtgttcaaatacttattttcttcactgtatttgcGTGTGGGTGTGGCCACTAACCGGCTTCCTGAAGGGCAGCAGGATCTGGCGGCGGAGAGCATGGAAGTAGTTTGCAGGGGTGGAGCAGTTGACCACCATCCAGTTGCAGCGGTACAGCTGCCGCACGGCGAAGTCCTCACGCTCGTTCTGACATACGGGCGGGATGAAGGTGAGACAGTTTGGACGGGACGAGTCGCCGGACACAAACTCACCGGGAACACGTCTTGGTCGTCATTGCACATCTGCAGGAATCTTTCAGGGCGGGCGGACGAATGTTCTGGACCCTAAACAACACATTGACTCAGACAGAtgtattattactgtatataaGCGATGTAAACAGGAGAGGAAATAAAAAGGCTAAGTAAAAATACCATCCCCTCCATGCCATGCggcagcagcaacacaatgccGTTCTGTCGGAACCACTTGGCCTGACCCGAGCTGATGAACTGGTCGATGATGCACTGAGCCGTGTTATGGAAGTCTCCAAACTGGGCCTCCCACAGAACCAGTGCGTTGGGATTGGCCATGGCGAAGCCTAACTCGAAGCCTGCAACACATTGTTATCAATCGTCACTGGCAGCCTGAAACACAGCAAGAAGTCCCCATGATTACTGTAATGACGGGAAGAAACCCAATTAGTCCCCATGATTACCATAATGACAGGAAGAAACACAATAATAAGTCCTTATGATTACCGTAATGACAGGAAAAAAGAGTAGGGAGTCCCCAGGATTACCATAATGACAGGAAGAAAGAGCAGGAAGTCCCCATTAATTTCCAGAATCGCAGGAAGAGTAGGAAGTCCCCTGATTACCATAATGACAGGAAGAAAGAGTAGGAAGTCCCCATGATTACCATAATGACAGGAAGAAAGAGCAGGAAGTCCCTATGATTACCATAATGGCAGGAAGTGTAGGAAGTCCCCATGATTACCATAATGGTAGGAAGAGTAGGAAGTCCCCTGATTACCATAATGACAGGAAGAAAGAGCAGGAAGTCTCTATGATTACCATAATGGCAGGAAGAGTAGGAAGTCCCCATGATTACCATAATGACAGGAAGAGTAGGAAGTCCCCATGATTACCACAAAGACCCGTCTATGAGTGGAAAGCTCAGAGGTTGCCATGGAATGATTTTGTTTGGTCCTTGGGAAAGAGAAGCAGCTTGAGTGTCCTCCTCACCCAGGACGCCGTACTCGGACAGCGAGCTGTTGCAGACGGTGTAGGTGGCTTGGTCGGGGGAGATGTGGTTCATGGGGACGCACGTCTTCTTGTCCGCATTTTGGTCGTGAAGGACGTGATGGCGATGGCTGCGGACAGTACGAGTGAGAGGGACAAGAGAGACGCGGGAAAGCCTGTTTGTGCTGGGTCTACCTGAAGGTGCCTCGCTCCACGTCCTGGCCGCTGAGACGGACGTGGACGCCTTGTTGGAGCAGCGAGCCCAACGCCATGTATTCACCCAACGCCCAGTCACATGCTCGCTGCCTCAACATGTCCGCCCGTGCCTTCAGGACGCGACTCAGCCCTGAAACGGGACAGGACTCCAAGGTCAAAGAGGACACGTGTGCCACCTGACAGCAGCGAGGACGCACCCGTGTGGACGGTGAAGCCTTCCACGGGGACGGAGGCTGCCACCCGTCCAATATGGACCAGCTGCTCTTCACTCAGGCCCGTGGAATCACAGGTCATGGTTTTAGGACGGCCGTCTGCTGTGAAGAAACCTACCAGACATCCAACCATCACATGAACAATGTCCAAACATCTCAACAGGAACCCTACAAAGTCTGATAatccattttttggggggggcgtgTCCGCATCTCACCAGGCCAAGGAGAGTCCAGCCAGTGTTTGATGTGCAGGATCTTCTCATCTTTGGAGCGAGCATAAGCGTCCTCGCAGATCTTGTCATACTTGGCCACTTCCTCCTGAGTGAGGCGAGACAAGACgtgttgatgacatcatcaggaaCCACGTCCTCCACGTGTGTACCTGGTACTCCTGCATGGTGACCACGCCCTCGCCCATGAGCTTCTCCGCATACGTCAGCAAGACGCCCTTCTGCTTCTTGATGCGCTTGTACATGAGCGGCTGCGTGAACATGGGCTCGTCCATCTCGTTGTGGCCGTTGCGTCTGTAGCACACCTGGAGGAACACGCCTTATTTTGAAATTCCCTTCCAAGAGAGAGAGGAAGCGGCTGGAGGTCACCCACCAGGTCCACCACCACGTCTTTGTGGAAGGTGTTCCTCCATTCCGACGCCACCTTGCACACGTACGTCACCGCCTCGGGGTCGTCGGCGTTGACGTGGAAGATGGGAGCGTTGACCACACGAGCCACGTCGGTGGGATATGCGGACGAGCGAGCCATCCTTGGATCTGTAGTGAAGCCGATCTGCGCCAcagcgtcatcatcatcatcagcactCAGCGCCCCCTGTATGATGCCAACCTCTCGCCCACCCACCTGGTTGTTGACCACAACGTGCACGGTGCCGTGCGTGGTGTAGGAGGGCAGGTCCGAGAGATGGAAGGTCTCGTAGACAACGCCCTGCCCGGCGAAGGCGGCGTCACCGTGAATCAGGATGGACATGACCTAGGAAAAACAAAACGTCAGCTACACGTCCCGACCAAACCATGGCGCTCTCGGACCTTCTTGCCCTCTGAGTCTCCGCTGTAGAACTGCTCAGCTTTGGTCTTCCCCTGCACCACGGGGTCCACGGCCTCCAGGTGGGAGGGGTTAGCCATGAGTGACAGCGTGACCATCTTGTCGCTGAGGCGGTTCATCCTCTTGTGGAACATGCCCAGGTGGTACTTGACGTCACCAGAACCCTGGGGGGCACACGGCAGTGGGGTTTGCGGAGACCTCACGAGGACACGCCGGGGACATTATTCGGACAAGCTGAGGACCTCGTCGGCTGCCTCCAGCTTCGGATCAAACTGGCAGAAGATCTGGTCCAGTTCTTTGCGGATCACGTTGGCCAGAACATTGAGTCTCCCTCTGGACACAAAGACACGCATCAAAACCCATTCCGCCACGTTCGGACGTGAAGAACGTCTCCTCTTGTACCTGTGCGGCATCCCCATGATGACGCTCTCCACGCCGCTGCTGCTGGACTGGTCTATGATGGTCTTGAGGGCCGGGATGAGGGACTCGCATCCTTCCAGGCCAAAACGTTTCTCTGAAGACCACTTCCTCTGCAGGAACTCCTCAAACCTGCCAGGAGATGCAGAAGCTCCTGCATGATGCAATGTCATCCCCACCcaacccccaacacacacagacCTGGTGGACTGGACCATCCTGGCCAGCAGGGTCCGCTTTTCCTCCGCGCTGAAGTGCAGGATACCCGGGCTCTCAAACTTGTGTCGGATCCACTGGCACTGCTGAACGTCGTTGATGAACATGAACTCCACACCGATGTGCTGGCAGTATGCCGCCTGCAGaggtgagggggggtgggggtgcggggAGGTTGGGGCAGGGTCAAGCAGAATGTcacctgatgatgatgatgatgatgaagtcaCCTCCAGGCGGCGCATGATCTCCCGTAGCGTCAGCGAGTCCTCACTTCCACCAATGAACGTGGTCTTCGGAAGACGGAACACTTTGTCCAAATCAGACTCGTTCAGACCATAGgaaccttttatttatttatttttttggggggggcagaATAACAGTCCTCAGTTCTAAGCAGATTCTGTtctttacaagaagaaaacaacATGCTTACAAACAGACTTTACCCCCCCGCCCATCATAATCTAATCACTTTACAGCAAGGAGGCACTGATAAGGCTCGCTAAGTCCAAGCAGACATGACCTATgacccctcccacacacacacgcttcctCCCAACCTCACACTATTCATTGAGAATGACAACACCAGCCTCTATACGACCTGCAACCTACCTTGTTTCCGTTTATACGACCCGCAACCTACCTTGTTTCCGTTTATACGACCCGCAACctaccttgtttacgtttatacgacccgtaacctaccttgtttacgtttatacgacccgtaacctaccttgtttacgtttatacgaCCCGCAACCTACCTTGTTTGCGTTTATACGACCCGCAACCTACCTTGTTTGCGTTTATACGACCCGCAACCTACCTTCTTTGCGTTTATACGACCCGCAACCTACCTTGTTTGCGTTTATACGACCCGCAACCTACCTTCTTTGCGTTTATACGACCCGCAACCTACCTTCTTTGCGTTTATACGACCCGCAACCTACCTTGTTTACGTTCATACGACCCGCAACCCACCTTGTTTACGTTCATACGACCCGCAACctaccttgtttacgtttatatgACCCGCAACCaaccttgtttacgtttatacgacccgcaacctaccttgtttacgtttatacgaCCTGCGACctaccttgtttacgtttatacgaCCCGCGACCTACCTTGTTTGCGTTTATACGACACGCGATCTACCTTGTTTGCGTTTATACGACCCGCAACCTACCTTGTTTGCGTTTATACGACCCGCAACCTACCTTGTTTGCGTTTATACGACCCGCAACCTACCTTGTTTGCGTTTATACGACCCGCAACctaccttgtttacgtttatacgaCACACAACctaccttgtttacgtttatacgaCCCGTAACCTACCTTGTTTACATTTATACGACCCGTAACctaccttgtttacgtttatacgacccgcaacccactttgtttacgtttatacgacccgcaaccaaccttgtttacgtttatacgacccgcaacctaccttgtttacgtttatacgaCCCGCAACCTACCTTCTTTGCGTTTATACGACCCGCAACCTACCTTGTTTACGTTCATATGACCCGCAACctaccttgtttacgtttatacgacccgcgacctaccttgtttacgtttatacgacccgcgacctaccttgtttacgtttatacgaCCCGCGACCTACCTTGTTTGCGTTTATACGACACACAACctaccttgtttacgtttatacgacccgtaacctaccttgtttacgtttatacgaCCCGTAACCTACCTTGTTTGCATTTATACGACCCGCAACctaccttgtttacgtttatacgacccgcaaccaaccttgtttacgtttatacgacccgcaacctaccttgtttacgtttatacgaCCCGCAACCTACCTTGTTTGCGTTTATACGAGACGCAACCTACCTTGTTTGCGTTTATACGAGACGCAACCTACCTTGTTTGCGTTTATACGACCCGCAACctaccttgtttacgtttatacgacccgtaacctaccttgtttacgtttatacgacccgtaacctaccttgtttacgtttatacgacccgtaacctaccttgtttacgtttatacgacccgtaacctaccttgtttacgtttatacgacccgcaacccactttgtttacgtttatacgacccgcaaccaaccttgtttacgtttatacgacccgcaacctaccttgtttacgtttatacgacccgcaacctaccttgtttacgtttatacgagacgcaacctaccttgtttacgtttatacgacccgcaacccaccttgtttacgtttatatgACCCACAACctaccttgtttacgtttatacgacccgcaacctaccttgtttacgtttatacgacccgcaacctaccttgtttgcgtttatacgacccgcaacccaccttgtttacgtttatacgacccgcaacctaccttgtttacgtttatacgacccgcaacctaccttgtttacgtttatacaACCCGCAACATACCTTCTTCACGTTTATACGACTTGCAACTTACCTTCTTTACGTTTATACCACCCGCAACCTaccttgtttatgtttatacaACCAGCAAActaccttgtttacgtttatacgaCCCTCAACCAACCTTGTTTACATTTATACGACACACAACCTACCGTGTTTGCATTTATACGACCCGCAACCAACCGTGTTTGCGTTTATACGACCCGCAACctaccttgtttacgtttatacgaCCCGCAACCTACCTTGTTTACGTTCATACGACCCGCAACAtaccttgtttacgtttatatgacccgcaacctaccttgtttacgtttatacgaACCGCAACAtaccttgtttacgtttatacgaACCGCAACAtaccttgtttacgtttatatgacccgcaacctaccttgtttatgtttatacGACCCGCGACctaccttgtttacgtttatacgacccgcgacctaccttgtttacgtttatacgaCCCGCAACCAACCTTGTTTGCGTTTATACGACCCGCAACctaccttgtttacgtttatacgaCCTGCAACCAACCTTGTTTACATTTATACCACCCGCAACCTaccttgtttatgtttatacGACCGGCAAACTATACAtttatatcaataaaatattatgtatttaagtTTGATTGAAATTTGACATTGAAAAAACTAAATGTCAAAtccattgaaataaaataactgcaatttttgcaattttatgcaaatcaaatatttttccgAAATTTCAATAAAATTGAAAGAAATGACTGAACGTAAGTTCAGTCTGGagcaaaagaaaagcaaatgTTCGTTACCAAGATCGTGTGAGCCGATGCTGCAGGGGGCATCATCCAGGTCCACACAGCTGATGTCCAGAGGGTCCAGCTTGGCGATGTGATGTCCTCGCACCTGCAGCACACAAAGACAACAACTTCCTGTCAACCAGCGCCATCATGGGGGCACGCGGAAGGGGGACACACCTGGTACGCTCGAATGAGCGTGTGGACCGCCAGGTGATCGCCCACCAGCTTCTCCAAATGTGGGTCGCCGATGCTCAGTGGCGCCGCCACGGTGGCCTGGCCTGGAAGTGTCCCCTGCAGAGGTGATGGGCTGCGGTAGGCGGAGCAAGGCGCAGCGCCGGTTTCGGCGTtacgaaaaaaaacatcccaggACTGCAGGTACAGAAAGTATATTGTTAATGCTGCCACCCACAGGACAGGAGGGGAACAGCATGGCCTGCATGGGAGATCCTTCATAAGTGGAGTTAACATGGAAGTGGAATAATGGCGGAGTCTTATCACCAATGGGACATGAGCAGAATGCGGCCCGACTACATGCATGAGCCTAACCAAAACTTGCCAAACTTGTTGTCCTCGCTGCCAGAAATCACAAATATTCCCGCAGGCTTTTAATTTGTAAGGTTCATGTGTCCTTCCTGATTGATCCTTAATTGTAATCATCTGAAAAGGGCGACCATGTTCATGGTGTCATGTTGCGGTACCTTGTGAACGCTGCTGGGATCATCCAGCCAGGTCCGGTACATCTCCTCCATGTAGTTGCCGCCGCCGTGAAGAAACGGTTCCGCCGCCACGGATGACTTGTGGCGGCTCGATGACTGAAGCATCCTGCGGTGCGGCTGGACGGGCCAGGTTCTGGACCCACAGTGCGTCCTGACAGACACCACAGCGGTCAGAGGTCGCAGCCTGGCGGCCGCCGTGGTCATCAGGTGATGCATGGTGTCACAGCGTCGCTGACGAATGGACCCTCTTTGCGGCGGGCCGGTCCTCCTGATGCTCCGCATGCAATCATACGACATCAGTCACATGCTAGCATTTGTGATGCAATACAAACATTGCTAGCTAAAGAGGTGACGCCACATGAAGAAGAAAAGCAAGTTTCAAAGCCGTTAGTCTAGCTAAGTTTACACTTTTAACACATTTACATGAAAATTAGCAACCTGACCTTATAGTTGTTAACATAGCGCTTACATTCATTTGGCAATCGCTCCCCTTTGCTTGCGTGTGACTCCACCCGCTTACACGATAGCGCCATCAGATGTGACGTCACTACTGGTTAAGTCCGCCGTGCATGCAAATCCGACCGCGGCCACGAGGGGCGCAGCGAGCCCGCCTCGAAACAAGGCTAACAAGTGGCCCGCGCATCACGTGACGTAGCCCGGGCGTCACCGTGCGCGTGAAGCAGGAAGATAAATACACAACATATATTTAAATGAGCTACTTTGAAAGGAGCTACTGTTTCAAGGTAACCCGCAGGCAAACAGCCAACTTTTAATTCAGCGGCGCAACAACAACACGGAGACAAACTTGATTAGTCAGCAGTTTGATCAAACAAACATTAGCCGCTAGCTAAAATAAGGACTAAAGTCTTCACAGAGTTTCTTGACTTACCTGTTTGCGTGTGTCTGTGTAGGGGTGTGAGGATCCTACAGcccccagtgtgtgtgtgtgtgtgtgtgtgtgtgtgtgcgcgcgcgcgctCCAGAGGCGTGCCCTCTCCGGGGTCGCGTTACGTCACTCGCGTCGTGACGTCATCAGCGAACGCTGGCACTTTGAGCTTGTGTAATCCAAATTGAGTAATCAACGTAAAACAGAAGTCACGAAGcgagatgaatgaatggatataaGTTGGCGGTTTCATGTGACGAAGAACGAATGAAGGAagctgaaagtgaaagtgacgtAAAATACGACATGAAGTTATACTTTTATTCTTGTTTCATGCTAATCGGGTTAGCAGCCATGCTAATGTTTAGCCATGCTTCATTTTTAGTCCCGTCTTAAAGTGATACTACTGCATTTTTACCGACTGATTGATTAATCAATCAAGTTTCATGGAATCAATCAAGTTTCACACAATGCTCTTGTTCGTTCTTgctaaaagaaaatttacaaggtTTAGGACTTTTACAAAAGAAATTAGTTGATTAGATTACGAGTTACTTTACCATAAAAAAGTAATTGGATTCATAACGTAATTTCTCCTTCATAAAAGTTACCAAATTAGTTACCAAGAAAACTAATAATGGTTTAATTGTTTGAAAAAGCTTCAACTATGTGAAATAATCTGGGAATCTTGATGAGATGAGAGCGCAACTTGACTTGCAGGTCACTAGCAAAGCGCTAGAGGGCAGTGTTAACCCGAGAGTGAAAAACCACAACGCTGagatacacatttaaaaaatatagattATCAATGTTCTGAAACGTATAGTAAAttataaaactattttttaacaaataaactcggttcatttatttatttaatagttTAGTTTTTAACTCTTTTTATTCGTTTCCTGCAAAGATGGTGACTGAAGCGAACAGATATCGCCACGTTTCACTGTAAGGCCATTATATCATTTCAAATAGTAATGTTATTagattaccaaaaaaaaaaaacatttttttctttttttcaccatttggCTCATGGGTCAGGGTGAAAGGGTGACCTTTCACCCTGAGCCATGACATCAGAGGACAGACAAGAGCTGCTGTGTGCGTGCTcctttttattatgtttagAATATGATGTTATTCATGTTATAACACATCATCATCAGTAACAAAAGACTTTGCGTGCGTTCACACTAACAAGCTCTTGGTGGAGGCTGCCACATAAATACAAAGACTGAAGTACTTTTTTACTACACCCAGGCAAATGATACATGAACAGAAGTTGACAAAAAAGCATATCATTCTATAGGTCATAATGTAAGCTGCTAGATGAGTGGAAGATAGAACATCATCACTTAAACCGCCAGTGTGTCTTTCATTCAGGAGAAAATAGTACAAAAAACTAATACTACATGAAAACATTACAATATACACACTTACTCTTTAAAAGATGACACAAAAGGTGGGCAACTCTGGATCCAAAAGAAAGGAACACCAAGTACACCAAGTCCCGAGCTGTGTCTCAAACTTGCATACCTGCATCGGCACACTTCAAGAAGTACACTGGACACCCTACACTTAGTTCCTGTTAGAGGGTGTGAATGTTGTCATTGTAGCGCTGTCCCAAATCCCCGATACTGCCATTCTGTACCGCACTTTAACATCCTTCTCCGGGTCAACaagtgcactcaaaagactagGCGTAAGTGTGTGAGTGTAAGTAATTGTGTACTTACACATTCACAGTACTGAGTTTAAGTACATAAATGTGCACTCAAAAGATTGAGTATATGtacgcaagtgtgcacttatgcactcaaaagactaagTTTAAGTACACAATTGTGTACTTACACATTCATAGTACTGAGTTTAAGTACAAAAAGTGCACTGAAAAGATTGAGTATatgtacacaagtgtgcacttatgcacttaaAAAGACTAAGAGTAAGTACACATTTGTGCACTTACACATTCACAGTACTGAGTGTAAGTACAAAAATGTGCACTCAAAAGATTGAGTACATGTACGCAATTGTGCACTTATGTTCTCAATCAATCCTAAGTGTAAGTACGTAAATGTGAACTTATGCACTAAAAAGACTCAACGTAAGTATGCCCACTTATGCACTTATGTACTGtgtgtaagtacacaagtgtccTCTTCTGCATGTAAAAGACTAGTGTAAATACGTAAGTGTGCATATTGCACTTATTCAATGAATTGTGCATTTGAATGCACACTTAAAAGACGAAGTGCATGAGTGGCCACTCGAGTGCTGAGCGTATGCACCGTCAATAGTAGAAGTAGACCAGGGTGCACTTACGCGGTGGCGGGCCTTGGTGAGCGTAGCGAGTGCAGCAGTTGAGACACACCCCAGGTGTTGTTGGCGGgaggacaaaataaaataataggagaaaataaaGGTGATGTTCGCCGGCTTTGTCGATGTGGTGAGGAGTCAGCGTGGTGTTTGCTGAGGTCCCAAACTAAACGGAGCCATGTTGGATTTGTGGCAGTTCTTCCCGGCACACTAACAAGTCAACAAagtccaaagaaaaagcaaagcggTGCAAGCAAAGAGGTGCAAGCAAAGCGCAGCAGTTTGGTCCaaagagagaagaagaggaCGCCAGACACGCCCTGGACGTGACTTCATGTACGGGAAAGGCATCGGCACACCACAGCCGTCGCATGAGTTGTCGCCACGCAACCTTAGCGTGCTGCACGCTAGCGCCGGGGGCAGGATCATGATTGTGTCACATGGGCAGGCTGTGCAGGAAGAGGAGCCATGCTGGTCACAGGAAGTAGAAGAAGAGCACCAGGACACGCTGCAGCCACAAGTAAACATCGACAAGTGGACGCTCCGTTGCTCGGAGGTCCACGGGCAATCGGGGTGGGAAGCGGCGAGATGTTAGAGTTCAGTCTATACCGCTCTCCCCGGGCTGGTCCCTTGATGAGcctgatgacacacacacacctacaggTGGCGCTGTGTACAAATACAACTCCACTACTTGGAAACAAGTCGGAACCCGAGGGCGCCACCAGAGGGCGTCCTTGTCCCACTCCAGCACTGTCTGGGTAAAAGTGGGTGGGGCTTACCTCAGGCCTGCAGGGGGGCGGCGTGCGCTCCCGAGCAGTGGAAGTGGACGTTCTGCCAGCGACCGTCACGGCGATGCCACACCCTGGTCTCCTCCGATTGGCTGGAGCGGGGGCGGCCTTGCACGTCCACGAACTGCGTGAGGCGGATGTACGCGACGCAGGCGGCGTCC
Protein-coding regions in this window:
- the LOC131107462 gene encoding 2-oxoglutarate dehydrogenase complex component E1-like isoform X2, with the translated sequence MHHLMTTAAARLRPLTAVVSVRTHCGSRTWPVQPHRRMLQSSSRHKSSVAAEPFLHGGGNYMEEMYRTWLDDPSSVHKSWDVFFRNAETGAAPCSAYRSPSPLQGTLPGQATVAAPLSIGDPHLEKLVGDHLAVHTLIRAYQVRGHHIAKLDPLDISCVDLDDAPCSIGSHDLGSYGLNESDLDKVFRLPKTTFIGGSEDSLTLREIMRRLEAAYCQHIGVEFMFINDVQQCQWIRHKFESPGILHFSAEEKRTLLARMVQSTRFEEFLQRKWSSEKRFGLEGCESLIPALKTIIDQSSSSGVESVIMGMPHRGRLNVLANVIRKELDQIFCQFDPKLEAADEGSGDVKYHLGMFHKRMNRLSDKMVTLSLMANPSHLEAVDPVVQGKTKAEQFYSGDSEGKKVMSILIHGDAAFAGQGVVYETFHLSDLPSYTTHGTVHVVVNNQIGFTTDPRMARSSAYPTDVARVVNAPIFHVNADDPEAVTYVCKVASEWRNTFHKDVVVDLVCYRRNGHNEMDEPMFTQPLMYKRIKKQKGVLLTYAEKLMGEGVVTMQEYQEEVAKYDKICEDAYARSKDEKILHIKHWLDSPWPGFFTADGRPKTMTCDSTGLSEEQLVHIGRVAASVPVEGFTVHTGLSRVLKARADMLRQRACDWALGEYMALGSLLQQGVHVRLSGQDVERGTFSHRHHVLHDQNADKKTCVPMNHISPDQATYTVCNSSLSEYGVLGFELGFAMANPNALVLWEAQFGDFHNTAQCIIDQFISSGQAKWFRQNGIVLLLPHGMEGMGPEHSSARPERFLQMCNDDQDVFPNEREDFAVRQLYRCNWMVVNCSTPANYFHALRRQILLPFRKPLIVFTPKSLLRHPDARSNLDHMLPGTHFRRVIPDEGPPATQPPNVKRLIFCSGKIYYDLERERKNRGMDAAVALVRVEQLSPFPFDLVKAETERYANADVVWCQEEHKNQGYYDYIKPRLQTTVGHTRPVWYAGRDPAAAPATGNKHTHLTELQRLLNTAFDLDLARNNPNKL
- the LOC131107462 gene encoding 2-oxoglutarate dehydrogenase complex component E1-like isoform X1, whose protein sequence is MRTGPPQRGSIRQRRCDTMHHLMTTAAARLRPLTAVVSVRTHCGSRTWPVQPHRRMLQSSSRHKSSVAAEPFLHGGGNYMEEMYRTWLDDPSSVHKSWDVFFRNAETGAAPCSAYRSPSPLQGTLPGQATVAAPLSIGDPHLEKLVGDHLAVHTLIRAYQVRGHHIAKLDPLDISCVDLDDAPCSIGSHDLGSYGLNESDLDKVFRLPKTTFIGGSEDSLTLREIMRRLEAAYCQHIGVEFMFINDVQQCQWIRHKFESPGILHFSAEEKRTLLARMVQSTRFEEFLQRKWSSEKRFGLEGCESLIPALKTIIDQSSSSGVESVIMGMPHRGRLNVLANVIRKELDQIFCQFDPKLEAADEGSGDVKYHLGMFHKRMNRLSDKMVTLSLMANPSHLEAVDPVVQGKTKAEQFYSGDSEGKKVMSILIHGDAAFAGQGVVYETFHLSDLPSYTTHGTVHVVVNNQIGFTTDPRMARSSAYPTDVARVVNAPIFHVNADDPEAVTYVCKVASEWRNTFHKDVVVDLVCYRRNGHNEMDEPMFTQPLMYKRIKKQKGVLLTYAEKLMGEGVVTMQEYQEEVAKYDKICEDAYARSKDEKILHIKHWLDSPWPGFFTADGRPKTMTCDSTGLSEEQLVHIGRVAASVPVEGFTVHTGLSRVLKARADMLRQRACDWALGEYMALGSLLQQGVHVRLSGQDVERGTFSHRHHVLHDQNADKKTCVPMNHISPDQATYTVCNSSLSEYGVLGFELGFAMANPNALVLWEAQFGDFHNTAQCIIDQFISSGQAKWFRQNGIVLLLPHGMEGMGPEHSSARPERFLQMCNDDQDVFPNEREDFAVRQLYRCNWMVVNCSTPANYFHALRRQILLPFRKPLIVFTPKSLLRHPDARSNLDHMLPGTHFRRVIPDEGPPATQPPNVKRLIFCSGKIYYDLERERKNRGMDAAVALVRVEQLSPFPFDLVKAETERYANADVVWCQEEHKNQGYYDYIKPRLQTTVGHTRPVWYAGRDPAAAPATGNKHTHLTELQRLLNTAFDLDLARNNPNKL